A single Desulfobaculum xiamenense DNA region contains:
- a CDS encoding DNA-3-methyladenine glycosylase I, whose amino-acid sequence MMENDARTRCPWAAKPEIMTRYHDEEWGVPVHDDRRHFEFLVLEGAQAGLSWLTILKRREGYREVFAGFDPQAVAQFDEAHMEALAADSRIIRNRAKIRAAVGNARAFLAVQAEYGSFDAYLWGFVDGRPIVNAWRTQAELPAQTPLSETISKDLKRRGFRFVGPTVMYAHMQAVGLVNDHLVSCFRYAELAATRTAMPQCGKG is encoded by the coding sequence ATGATGGAGAATGACGCGAGAACGCGTTGCCCGTGGGCCGCGAAGCCGGAGATCATGACGCGTTATCACGATGAGGAGTGGGGCGTGCCGGTGCACGACGACCGCAGGCATTTCGAATTCCTCGTGCTTGAGGGCGCACAGGCTGGGTTGAGCTGGTTGACCATCCTCAAGCGGCGCGAGGGCTACCGCGAGGTTTTCGCGGGGTTCGACCCGCAGGCCGTGGCGCAGTTCGACGAGGCGCACATGGAGGCGCTCGCCGCCGATTCGCGCATCATTCGCAATCGTGCGAAGATTCGTGCAGCAGTGGGCAATGCGCGGGCCTTTCTCGCCGTGCAGGCGGAGTACGGCTCGTTCGACGCATACCTCTGGGGATTCGTGGACGGGCGGCCCATCGTCAACGCGTGGCGCACGCAGGCGGAACTCCCCGCGCAGACGCCGCTTTCCGAAACCATTTCGAAGGACCTCAAGCGGCGCGGATTTCGCTTCGTGGGGCCTACGGTGATGTATGCGCACATGCAGGCCGTGGGATTGGTCAACGATCATCTCGTGTCGTGCTTCCGGTACGCCGAGTTGGCCGCTACCCGTACAGCCATGCCGCAATGCGGGAAGGGTTGA
- a CDS encoding glycine cleavage system protein R, with the protein MRKIVVSFLGRDCPGVLHSVADLLCGLDCNIEEITQTILQTEFAMILIATLPDGLEMAELDKRLAAGLEKYDMSYTLREFGEDACAVPRTTQPFVVTLNGQDRRGIIAGISGVLARFGVNIENLKAVPREDAAGMVVIGFEIALPDAVDLPVFRRTLKEEAARLGMDATLQHRDIFEAMHRVQPL; encoded by the coding sequence ATGCGCAAGATCGTCGTTTCGTTTTTGGGGCGCGATTGCCCCGGCGTGCTGCACAGCGTTGCGGACCTGCTGTGCGGCCTTGATTGCAACATCGAGGAAATCACCCAGACCATCCTGCAAACGGAATTCGCGATGATCCTCATCGCCACGCTTCCCGATGGGCTGGAAATGGCCGAATTGGATAAGCGGCTCGCCGCCGGACTTGAAAAGTACGACATGAGCTACACCCTGCGCGAGTTCGGCGAGGACGCCTGCGCCGTGCCCCGCACCACGCAGCCCTTCGTGGTCACCCTCAACGGGCAGGACCGTCGCGGCATCATTGCGGGCATCAGCGGCGTTCTGGCCCGCTTTGGCGTGAACATCGAGAACCTCAAGGCCGTGCCCCGCGAGGACGCCGCCGGGATGGTGGTCATCGGGTTCGAGATCGCGCTGCCCGATGCCGTGGACCTGCCAGTCTTTCGCCGCACGCTCAAGGAGGAGGCCGCCCGTCTGGGCATGGACGCCACCCTCCAGCACCGTGATATCTTCGAGGCCATGCACCGCGTGCAGCCCCTGTAG
- a CDS encoding PFL family protein, with protein sequence MLTDREVLSTLEMLKNEHLDVRTVTMGISLFDCASPDFDVFAARVRAKIRRHAKNLVAFCDEVGDKYGIPVVNKRISVSPMGVVCASFGPQDMVRAAKVLDDAAREAGVNFLGGFGALVDKGMTAGDRALIDALPDALAETERVCSSVNVATSKTGINMDAVARMGEVIKLAAERTADRDGIGCAKLVVFANIPQDVPFMAGAYLGVGEPEAVINVGVSGPGVVRKAIDRARKSNPKFNLGELSEVIKRTAYKVTRVGEIIGREVADRLGVPFGVVDLSLAPAPQVGDSVGEIFQSLGLSSIGAPGSTAVLAMLNDAVKKGGAFASSHVGGLSGAFIPVSEDLNIAEAAASGALSIEKLEAMTCVCSVGLDMVPIPGDTPASTISAIIADEMAIGMINSKTTAARIIPVPGKKAGDTVSWGGLLGEATIMRLPHMSGSEDFISLGGRIPAPIHQMKN encoded by the coding sequence ATGCTGACAGATCGCGAAGTGCTGAGCACCCTCGAAATGCTCAAGAACGAGCACCTCGACGTGCGTACCGTGACCATGGGCATTAGCCTCTTCGACTGCGCCAGCCCCGACTTCGACGTCTTCGCCGCGCGGGTGCGGGCCAAGATTCGCCGTCACGCCAAGAACCTCGTGGCGTTCTGCGACGAGGTGGGCGACAAGTACGGCATCCCCGTGGTCAACAAGCGTATCAGCGTGTCGCCCATGGGTGTGGTCTGCGCGTCCTTCGGGCCGCAGGACATGGTCCGCGCCGCCAAGGTGCTGGATGACGCCGCCCGCGAGGCCGGGGTCAACTTCCTCGGCGGCTTCGGCGCGCTGGTGGACAAGGGTATGACCGCAGGCGACCGCGCCCTCATCGACGCCCTGCCCGACGCGCTGGCCGAGACCGAGCGCGTGTGCTCCTCCGTCAACGTCGCCACGTCCAAGACCGGCATCAACATGGACGCCGTGGCCCGCATGGGCGAAGTCATCAAGCTCGCCGCCGAACGCACTGCCGACCGCGATGGCATTGGCTGCGCGAAGCTGGTGGTTTTCGCCAATATTCCGCAGGACGTGCCCTTCATGGCCGGTGCCTACCTCGGCGTGGGCGAGCCGGAGGCCGTGATCAACGTCGGCGTCTCCGGCCCCGGCGTGGTGCGCAAGGCCATCGACCGCGCCCGCAAGTCCAATCCGAAGTTCAACCTCGGCGAACTCTCCGAGGTCATCAAGCGCACGGCCTACAAGGTCACCCGCGTGGGCGAGATCATCGGCCGCGAGGTGGCGGACCGCCTCGGCGTGCCCTTCGGCGTCGTCGACCTCTCCCTCGCCCCGGCTCCGCAGGTGGGTGACAGCGTGGGCGAAATCTTCCAGAGCCTCGGCCTGTCGTCCATCGGCGCGCCCGGCTCCACCGCCGTGCTCGCCATGCTCAACGACGCGGTCAAGAAGGGTGGAGCCTTCGCCAGCTCCCACGTGGGTGGTCTGTCCGGCGCGTTCATCCCCGTGTCCGAGGATCTGAACATCGCCGAGGCCGCAGCCAGCGGCGCGCTGTCTATCGAAAAGCTCGAAGCAATGACCTGCGTGTGCTCTGTGGGCCTCGACATGGTGCCCATCCCCGGTGACACGCCCGCATCGACCATCTCGGCCATCATCGCCGACGAAATGGCCATCGGCATGATCAATTCCAAGACCACCGCCGCCCGCATCATCCCCGTCCCAGGCAAGAAGGCCGGAGACACCGTCTCGTGGGGCGGCCTGCTCGGCGAGGCCACCATCATGCGCCTGCCGCACATGTCCGGCAGCGAGGACTTTATCTCCCTCGGCGGACGCATCCCCGCACCCATCCATCAGATGAAGAACTGA